A portion of the Toxotes jaculatrix isolate fToxJac2 chromosome 16, fToxJac2.pri, whole genome shotgun sequence genome contains these proteins:
- the usp20 gene encoding ubiquitin carboxyl-terminal hydrolase 20 isoform X1 — translation MAEQDICPHLDSIGEVTKEDLLQKSKGTCQSCGAGGPNLWACLQNDCPYVGCGESYSDHSTLHAQAKKHNLTVNLTTFRIWCYVCEREVFLEHRPALVPVPAAPHHCKAAEQEAAPQPLGHPLKAVPIAVAEEEGSESEEDELKPRGLTGMKNIGNSCYMNAALQALSNCPPLTQFFLDCSGLVRTDKKPALCKSYQKLISELWHKKRPSYVVPTSLSHGIKLVNPMFRGYAQQVGASTQQDTQEFLRCLMDQLHEELKEPLTESSMSGEGSDGEERRDGDRSPSEDEFLSCDSGSSSDRGEGGGAGDGELLMQDECDGVRSPAVGMVDVSPTGVISEKERLKERRVSGSSLRGGSQEMDEDADVDTAAEEEAPERAEEEELTPTPDTEVQNQENNQTSNTGQGQGQSNNTSEPDNEASMTQPQSTPCSPVRTLQELHPKLSSSPPRSSPLRSAGPAYSFKKAQLLLSARKKKQSHYRSVISDIFDGSILSLVQCLTCDRVSNTVETFQDLSLPIPGKEDLAKLHSSIHQNLPVKTGVCPDTYGSQGWISYIMDSIRRFVVSCIPSWFWGPMVTLEDCLAAFFAADELKGDNMYSCERCKKLRNGVKYCKVLRLPEILCIHLKRFRHEVMYSFKISSHVSFPLEGLDMRPFLAKESPSQVTTYDLLSVICHHGTAGSGHYIAYCQNVINGQWYEFDDQYVTEVHETVVQNAEAYVLFYRKSSEESVRERQKVVALANMKEPSLLQFYISREWLNKFNTFAEPGPISNHTFLCQHGGIPPNKYHYIDDLVVIVPQNVWEYLYNSFGGGPAVNHLYMCAICQVEIEALAKRRKIEIDTFIKLNKQFQAEEAPTVILCISMQWFREWESFVKGKDNEPPGPIDNSKIGVMKGGHIQLKQGADYGQISEETWQYLLGIYGGGPEIAVRQTVAPADPDSLHGERKIEAETRAL, via the exons ATGGCTGAGCAGGACATTTGCCCCCACCTGGACTCCATAGGAGAGGTAACCAAAGAGGACCTCCTCCAGAAATCCAAG GGAACATGTCAGTCATGTGGAGCAGGTGGCCCAAACCTGTGGGCCTGTCTGCAG AATGATTGCCCATACGTTGGTTGTGGAGAGTCCTACTCTGACCACAGTACCCTGCATGCTCag GCTAAAAAGCACAACCTGACTGTGAACCTGACAACGTTCAGGATCTGGTGTTATGTGTGTGAGCGGGAGGTGTTTCTGGAGCACAGGCCTGCCCTGGTGCCTGTACCTGCTGCTCCCCACCACTGCAAAGCTGCAGAGCAG GAAGCAGCTCCTCAGCCATTAGGTCACCCACTGAAAGCTGTACCAATTGCTGTGGCAGAGGAAGAAGGttcagagtcagaggaggaTGAGCTTAAACCCAGAG GCTTGACAGGAATGAAAAACATTGGAAACTCATGCTACATGAATGCAGCTCTTCAAGCCCTGTCCAACTG TCCTCCTCTCACTCAGTTCTTCCTGGACTGCAGTGGATTGGTCCGGACTGATAAGAAGCCTGCTCTCTGTAAGAGCTACCAGAAACTCATCTCAGAACTCTGGCATAAAAAACG GCCCAGCTATGTTGTCCCTACCAGCCTGTCTCATGGCATCAAACTAGTAAACCCCATGTTTCGTGGTTACGCTCAGCAGGTAGGGGCAAGTACCCAGCAG GACACTCAGGAGTTCCTGCGCTGTTTGATGGACCAGTTACATGAGGAGCTGAAGGAACCGCTGACAGAGTCCAGCATGAGTGGGGAGGGAAGTGacggggaggagagaagggatgGCGACCGCTCCCCTTCTGAGGATGAATTCCTGTCCTGTGACTCTGGCTCCAGCAGTGAccggggggagggaggaggtgcgGGTGACGGTGAGCTGCTCATGCAGGATGAGTGTGATGGGGTCAGGTCACCAGCAGTGGGGATGGTGGATGTCAGTCCTACAGGGGTGATCTCGGAGAAGGAGAGGCTGAAGGAACGAAGGGTGTCCGGTTCATCCCTCCGTGGTGGCTCGCAAGAGATGGATGAAGATGCTGATGTGGATacagcagctgaggaggaagctcctgagagggcagaggaagaggagttaACACCAACTCCAGACACTGAGGTCCAAAACCAAGAGAACAACCAGACATCTAATACTGGGCAAGGGCAAGGCCAGAGCAACAACACTTCAG AGCCAGACAATGAAGCATCAATGACCCAGCCTCAGTCCACTCCCTGCAGTCCTGTGCGAACCCTTCAGGAGCTGCATCCCAAACTGTCCTCCAGTCCACCTCGGTCCAGCCCACTTCGATCTGCAGGACCTGCGTACTCATTCAAAAAAG ctcagctgctgctcagtgccAGGAAGAAGAAACAGTCCCACTATCGCAGTGTGATCTCTGACATCTTCGATGGCTCTATTCTCAGTCTGGTCCAGTGTTTGACCTGTGACAGG GTCTCGAACACAGTGGAAACCTTCCAAGACTTGTCCCTCCCAATTCCCGGTAAAGAGGACTTAGCCAAGCTTCACTCCTCCATCCATCAAAACCTTCCAGTCAAGACAGGCGTGTGTCCTGATACATACGGCTCGCAGGGCTGGATCTCCTACATCATGGACTCCATACGCCG GTTTGTAGTCTCATGCATCCCCAGTTGGTTCTGGGGGCCCATGGTAACACTAGAGGACTGCCTCGCTGCCTTCTTTGCTGCAGATGAACTCAAAG GGGACAATATGTACAGCTGTGAGAGATGTAAAAA GTTGAGAAATGGTGTCAAATATTGCAAAGTGCTTCGACTTCCAGAG ATTTTGTGCATTCATCTGAAACGCTTCCGCCACGAAGTCATGTATTCGTTCAAGATTAGCAGTCACGTATCCTTCCCATTGGAGGGCCTCGACATGCGACCTTTCCTGGCTAAAGAAAGTCCATCGCAAGTCACCACCTACGATCTGCTGTCAGTCATTTGTCACCATGGCACAGCAGGAA GCGGGCACTACATAGCTTACTGTCAGAATGTGATCAATGGCCAGTGGTATGAGTTTGATGATCAGTATGTCACAGAGGTCCATGAGACGGTGGTACAGAATGCAGAGGCCTATGTGTTGTTCTATAG GAAAAGCAGTGAGgagtcagtgagagagaggcagaaggtGGTGGCTCTGGCCAATATGAAAGAGCCCAGCCTGCTGCAGTTTTACATTTCCAGAGAATGGCTCAACAAGTTCAACACCTTCGCCGAACCAGGCCCCATCAGCAACCACACATTCCTCTGTCAGCATGGAG GGATCCCTCCTAATAAATACCACTACATCGATGACCTGGTTGTGATAGTTCCCCAGAATGTTTGGGAGTACCTTTACAACAG TTTTGGAGGCGGCCCTGCAGTCAAccatctgtatatgtgtgccATCTGCCAGGTGGAGATTGAGGCTCTGGCTAAACGCAGGAAAATTGAAATAGACACTTTCATTAAG CTGAACAAACAGTTTCAGGCTGAAGAGGCTCCAACGGTGATCCTGTGTATCAGCATGCAGTGGTTCAGGGAGTGGGAGAGCTTTGTGAAGGGCAAAGACAATG AGCCACCTGGTCCCATCGACAACAGCAAAATTGGTGTCATGAAAGGAGGGCACATACAACTCAAGCAAG GTGCAGACTATGGTCAGATCTCAGAGGAGACATGGCAGTACTTGCTGGGTATTTATGGCGGAGGCCCTGAGATTGCAGTGAGACAGACCGTGGCCCCGGCTGACCCCGACAGCCTCCACGGAGAGAGGAAAATCGAGGCAGAGACCAGAGCACTTTGA
- the usp20 gene encoding ubiquitin carboxyl-terminal hydrolase 20 isoform X2, giving the protein MAEQDICPHLDSIGEVTKEDLLQKSKGTCQSCGAGGPNLWACLQNDCPYVGCGESYSDHSTLHAQAKKHNLTVNLTTFRIWCYVCEREVFLEHRPALVPVPAAPHHCKAAEQEAAPQPLGHPLKAVPIAVAEEEGSESEEDELKPRGLTGMKNIGNSCYMNAALQALSNCPPLTQFFLDCSGLVRTDKKPALCKSYQKLISELWHKKRPSYVVPTSLSHGIKLVNPMFRGYAQQDTQEFLRCLMDQLHEELKEPLTESSMSGEGSDGEERRDGDRSPSEDEFLSCDSGSSSDRGEGGGAGDGELLMQDECDGVRSPAVGMVDVSPTGVISEKERLKERRVSGSSLRGGSQEMDEDADVDTAAEEEAPERAEEEELTPTPDTEVQNQENNQTSNTGQGQGQSNNTSEPDNEASMTQPQSTPCSPVRTLQELHPKLSSSPPRSSPLRSAGPAYSFKKAQLLLSARKKKQSHYRSVISDIFDGSILSLVQCLTCDRVSNTVETFQDLSLPIPGKEDLAKLHSSIHQNLPVKTGVCPDTYGSQGWISYIMDSIRRFVVSCIPSWFWGPMVTLEDCLAAFFAADELKGDNMYSCERCKKLRNGVKYCKVLRLPEILCIHLKRFRHEVMYSFKISSHVSFPLEGLDMRPFLAKESPSQVTTYDLLSVICHHGTAGSGHYIAYCQNVINGQWYEFDDQYVTEVHETVVQNAEAYVLFYRKSSEESVRERQKVVALANMKEPSLLQFYISREWLNKFNTFAEPGPISNHTFLCQHGGIPPNKYHYIDDLVVIVPQNVWEYLYNSFGGGPAVNHLYMCAICQVEIEALAKRRKIEIDTFIKLNKQFQAEEAPTVILCISMQWFREWESFVKGKDNEPPGPIDNSKIGVMKGGHIQLKQGADYGQISEETWQYLLGIYGGGPEIAVRQTVAPADPDSLHGERKIEAETRAL; this is encoded by the exons ATGGCTGAGCAGGACATTTGCCCCCACCTGGACTCCATAGGAGAGGTAACCAAAGAGGACCTCCTCCAGAAATCCAAG GGAACATGTCAGTCATGTGGAGCAGGTGGCCCAAACCTGTGGGCCTGTCTGCAG AATGATTGCCCATACGTTGGTTGTGGAGAGTCCTACTCTGACCACAGTACCCTGCATGCTCag GCTAAAAAGCACAACCTGACTGTGAACCTGACAACGTTCAGGATCTGGTGTTATGTGTGTGAGCGGGAGGTGTTTCTGGAGCACAGGCCTGCCCTGGTGCCTGTACCTGCTGCTCCCCACCACTGCAAAGCTGCAGAGCAG GAAGCAGCTCCTCAGCCATTAGGTCACCCACTGAAAGCTGTACCAATTGCTGTGGCAGAGGAAGAAGGttcagagtcagaggaggaTGAGCTTAAACCCAGAG GCTTGACAGGAATGAAAAACATTGGAAACTCATGCTACATGAATGCAGCTCTTCAAGCCCTGTCCAACTG TCCTCCTCTCACTCAGTTCTTCCTGGACTGCAGTGGATTGGTCCGGACTGATAAGAAGCCTGCTCTCTGTAAGAGCTACCAGAAACTCATCTCAGAACTCTGGCATAAAAAACG GCCCAGCTATGTTGTCCCTACCAGCCTGTCTCATGGCATCAAACTAGTAAACCCCATGTTTCGTGGTTACGCTCAGCAG GACACTCAGGAGTTCCTGCGCTGTTTGATGGACCAGTTACATGAGGAGCTGAAGGAACCGCTGACAGAGTCCAGCATGAGTGGGGAGGGAAGTGacggggaggagagaagggatgGCGACCGCTCCCCTTCTGAGGATGAATTCCTGTCCTGTGACTCTGGCTCCAGCAGTGAccggggggagggaggaggtgcgGGTGACGGTGAGCTGCTCATGCAGGATGAGTGTGATGGGGTCAGGTCACCAGCAGTGGGGATGGTGGATGTCAGTCCTACAGGGGTGATCTCGGAGAAGGAGAGGCTGAAGGAACGAAGGGTGTCCGGTTCATCCCTCCGTGGTGGCTCGCAAGAGATGGATGAAGATGCTGATGTGGATacagcagctgaggaggaagctcctgagagggcagaggaagaggagttaACACCAACTCCAGACACTGAGGTCCAAAACCAAGAGAACAACCAGACATCTAATACTGGGCAAGGGCAAGGCCAGAGCAACAACACTTCAG AGCCAGACAATGAAGCATCAATGACCCAGCCTCAGTCCACTCCCTGCAGTCCTGTGCGAACCCTTCAGGAGCTGCATCCCAAACTGTCCTCCAGTCCACCTCGGTCCAGCCCACTTCGATCTGCAGGACCTGCGTACTCATTCAAAAAAG ctcagctgctgctcagtgccAGGAAGAAGAAACAGTCCCACTATCGCAGTGTGATCTCTGACATCTTCGATGGCTCTATTCTCAGTCTGGTCCAGTGTTTGACCTGTGACAGG GTCTCGAACACAGTGGAAACCTTCCAAGACTTGTCCCTCCCAATTCCCGGTAAAGAGGACTTAGCCAAGCTTCACTCCTCCATCCATCAAAACCTTCCAGTCAAGACAGGCGTGTGTCCTGATACATACGGCTCGCAGGGCTGGATCTCCTACATCATGGACTCCATACGCCG GTTTGTAGTCTCATGCATCCCCAGTTGGTTCTGGGGGCCCATGGTAACACTAGAGGACTGCCTCGCTGCCTTCTTTGCTGCAGATGAACTCAAAG GGGACAATATGTACAGCTGTGAGAGATGTAAAAA GTTGAGAAATGGTGTCAAATATTGCAAAGTGCTTCGACTTCCAGAG ATTTTGTGCATTCATCTGAAACGCTTCCGCCACGAAGTCATGTATTCGTTCAAGATTAGCAGTCACGTATCCTTCCCATTGGAGGGCCTCGACATGCGACCTTTCCTGGCTAAAGAAAGTCCATCGCAAGTCACCACCTACGATCTGCTGTCAGTCATTTGTCACCATGGCACAGCAGGAA GCGGGCACTACATAGCTTACTGTCAGAATGTGATCAATGGCCAGTGGTATGAGTTTGATGATCAGTATGTCACAGAGGTCCATGAGACGGTGGTACAGAATGCAGAGGCCTATGTGTTGTTCTATAG GAAAAGCAGTGAGgagtcagtgagagagaggcagaaggtGGTGGCTCTGGCCAATATGAAAGAGCCCAGCCTGCTGCAGTTTTACATTTCCAGAGAATGGCTCAACAAGTTCAACACCTTCGCCGAACCAGGCCCCATCAGCAACCACACATTCCTCTGTCAGCATGGAG GGATCCCTCCTAATAAATACCACTACATCGATGACCTGGTTGTGATAGTTCCCCAGAATGTTTGGGAGTACCTTTACAACAG TTTTGGAGGCGGCCCTGCAGTCAAccatctgtatatgtgtgccATCTGCCAGGTGGAGATTGAGGCTCTGGCTAAACGCAGGAAAATTGAAATAGACACTTTCATTAAG CTGAACAAACAGTTTCAGGCTGAAGAGGCTCCAACGGTGATCCTGTGTATCAGCATGCAGTGGTTCAGGGAGTGGGAGAGCTTTGTGAAGGGCAAAGACAATG AGCCACCTGGTCCCATCGACAACAGCAAAATTGGTGTCATGAAAGGAGGGCACATACAACTCAAGCAAG GTGCAGACTATGGTCAGATCTCAGAGGAGACATGGCAGTACTTGCTGGGTATTTATGGCGGAGGCCCTGAGATTGCAGTGAGACAGACCGTGGCCCCGGCTGACCCCGACAGCCTCCACGGAGAGAGGAAAATCGAGGCAGAGACCAGAGCACTTTGA
- the usp20 gene encoding ubiquitin carboxyl-terminal hydrolase 20 isoform X3, which translates to MAEQDICPHLDSIGEVTKEDLLQKSKNDCPYVGCGESYSDHSTLHAQAKKHNLTVNLTTFRIWCYVCEREVFLEHRPALVPVPAAPHHCKAAEQEAAPQPLGHPLKAVPIAVAEEEGSESEEDELKPRGLTGMKNIGNSCYMNAALQALSNCPPLTQFFLDCSGLVRTDKKPALCKSYQKLISELWHKKRPSYVVPTSLSHGIKLVNPMFRGYAQQVGASTQQDTQEFLRCLMDQLHEELKEPLTESSMSGEGSDGEERRDGDRSPSEDEFLSCDSGSSSDRGEGGGAGDGELLMQDECDGVRSPAVGMVDVSPTGVISEKERLKERRVSGSSLRGGSQEMDEDADVDTAAEEEAPERAEEEELTPTPDTEVQNQENNQTSNTGQGQGQSNNTSEPDNEASMTQPQSTPCSPVRTLQELHPKLSSSPPRSSPLRSAGPAYSFKKAQLLLSARKKKQSHYRSVISDIFDGSILSLVQCLTCDRVSNTVETFQDLSLPIPGKEDLAKLHSSIHQNLPVKTGVCPDTYGSQGWISYIMDSIRRFVVSCIPSWFWGPMVTLEDCLAAFFAADELKGDNMYSCERCKKLRNGVKYCKVLRLPEILCIHLKRFRHEVMYSFKISSHVSFPLEGLDMRPFLAKESPSQVTTYDLLSVICHHGTAGSGHYIAYCQNVINGQWYEFDDQYVTEVHETVVQNAEAYVLFYRKSSEESVRERQKVVALANMKEPSLLQFYISREWLNKFNTFAEPGPISNHTFLCQHGGIPPNKYHYIDDLVVIVPQNVWEYLYNSFGGGPAVNHLYMCAICQVEIEALAKRRKIEIDTFIKLNKQFQAEEAPTVILCISMQWFREWESFVKGKDNEPPGPIDNSKIGVMKGGHIQLKQGADYGQISEETWQYLLGIYGGGPEIAVRQTVAPADPDSLHGERKIEAETRAL; encoded by the exons ATGGCTGAGCAGGACATTTGCCCCCACCTGGACTCCATAGGAGAGGTAACCAAAGAGGACCTCCTCCAGAAATCCAAG AATGATTGCCCATACGTTGGTTGTGGAGAGTCCTACTCTGACCACAGTACCCTGCATGCTCag GCTAAAAAGCACAACCTGACTGTGAACCTGACAACGTTCAGGATCTGGTGTTATGTGTGTGAGCGGGAGGTGTTTCTGGAGCACAGGCCTGCCCTGGTGCCTGTACCTGCTGCTCCCCACCACTGCAAAGCTGCAGAGCAG GAAGCAGCTCCTCAGCCATTAGGTCACCCACTGAAAGCTGTACCAATTGCTGTGGCAGAGGAAGAAGGttcagagtcagaggaggaTGAGCTTAAACCCAGAG GCTTGACAGGAATGAAAAACATTGGAAACTCATGCTACATGAATGCAGCTCTTCAAGCCCTGTCCAACTG TCCTCCTCTCACTCAGTTCTTCCTGGACTGCAGTGGATTGGTCCGGACTGATAAGAAGCCTGCTCTCTGTAAGAGCTACCAGAAACTCATCTCAGAACTCTGGCATAAAAAACG GCCCAGCTATGTTGTCCCTACCAGCCTGTCTCATGGCATCAAACTAGTAAACCCCATGTTTCGTGGTTACGCTCAGCAGGTAGGGGCAAGTACCCAGCAG GACACTCAGGAGTTCCTGCGCTGTTTGATGGACCAGTTACATGAGGAGCTGAAGGAACCGCTGACAGAGTCCAGCATGAGTGGGGAGGGAAGTGacggggaggagagaagggatgGCGACCGCTCCCCTTCTGAGGATGAATTCCTGTCCTGTGACTCTGGCTCCAGCAGTGAccggggggagggaggaggtgcgGGTGACGGTGAGCTGCTCATGCAGGATGAGTGTGATGGGGTCAGGTCACCAGCAGTGGGGATGGTGGATGTCAGTCCTACAGGGGTGATCTCGGAGAAGGAGAGGCTGAAGGAACGAAGGGTGTCCGGTTCATCCCTCCGTGGTGGCTCGCAAGAGATGGATGAAGATGCTGATGTGGATacagcagctgaggaggaagctcctgagagggcagaggaagaggagttaACACCAACTCCAGACACTGAGGTCCAAAACCAAGAGAACAACCAGACATCTAATACTGGGCAAGGGCAAGGCCAGAGCAACAACACTTCAG AGCCAGACAATGAAGCATCAATGACCCAGCCTCAGTCCACTCCCTGCAGTCCTGTGCGAACCCTTCAGGAGCTGCATCCCAAACTGTCCTCCAGTCCACCTCGGTCCAGCCCACTTCGATCTGCAGGACCTGCGTACTCATTCAAAAAAG ctcagctgctgctcagtgccAGGAAGAAGAAACAGTCCCACTATCGCAGTGTGATCTCTGACATCTTCGATGGCTCTATTCTCAGTCTGGTCCAGTGTTTGACCTGTGACAGG GTCTCGAACACAGTGGAAACCTTCCAAGACTTGTCCCTCCCAATTCCCGGTAAAGAGGACTTAGCCAAGCTTCACTCCTCCATCCATCAAAACCTTCCAGTCAAGACAGGCGTGTGTCCTGATACATACGGCTCGCAGGGCTGGATCTCCTACATCATGGACTCCATACGCCG GTTTGTAGTCTCATGCATCCCCAGTTGGTTCTGGGGGCCCATGGTAACACTAGAGGACTGCCTCGCTGCCTTCTTTGCTGCAGATGAACTCAAAG GGGACAATATGTACAGCTGTGAGAGATGTAAAAA GTTGAGAAATGGTGTCAAATATTGCAAAGTGCTTCGACTTCCAGAG ATTTTGTGCATTCATCTGAAACGCTTCCGCCACGAAGTCATGTATTCGTTCAAGATTAGCAGTCACGTATCCTTCCCATTGGAGGGCCTCGACATGCGACCTTTCCTGGCTAAAGAAAGTCCATCGCAAGTCACCACCTACGATCTGCTGTCAGTCATTTGTCACCATGGCACAGCAGGAA GCGGGCACTACATAGCTTACTGTCAGAATGTGATCAATGGCCAGTGGTATGAGTTTGATGATCAGTATGTCACAGAGGTCCATGAGACGGTGGTACAGAATGCAGAGGCCTATGTGTTGTTCTATAG GAAAAGCAGTGAGgagtcagtgagagagaggcagaaggtGGTGGCTCTGGCCAATATGAAAGAGCCCAGCCTGCTGCAGTTTTACATTTCCAGAGAATGGCTCAACAAGTTCAACACCTTCGCCGAACCAGGCCCCATCAGCAACCACACATTCCTCTGTCAGCATGGAG GGATCCCTCCTAATAAATACCACTACATCGATGACCTGGTTGTGATAGTTCCCCAGAATGTTTGGGAGTACCTTTACAACAG TTTTGGAGGCGGCCCTGCAGTCAAccatctgtatatgtgtgccATCTGCCAGGTGGAGATTGAGGCTCTGGCTAAACGCAGGAAAATTGAAATAGACACTTTCATTAAG CTGAACAAACAGTTTCAGGCTGAAGAGGCTCCAACGGTGATCCTGTGTATCAGCATGCAGTGGTTCAGGGAGTGGGAGAGCTTTGTGAAGGGCAAAGACAATG AGCCACCTGGTCCCATCGACAACAGCAAAATTGGTGTCATGAAAGGAGGGCACATACAACTCAAGCAAG GTGCAGACTATGGTCAGATCTCAGAGGAGACATGGCAGTACTTGCTGGGTATTTATGGCGGAGGCCCTGAGATTGCAGTGAGACAGACCGTGGCCCCGGCTGACCCCGACAGCCTCCACGGAGAGAGGAAAATCGAGGCAGAGACCAGAGCACTTTGA